The following proteins come from a genomic window of Pyxidicoccus sp. MSG2:
- a CDS encoding ankyrin repeat domain-containing protein — MVRKLLLGALGLVVLVCAVLTASWLSLRAAPAPEGRLLATSEAERYLLEAARAGDVEVVTGLIKAGTPVEARDARGFSPLILAAYHGHTDTVRALLAAGADACAGDNRGNTALMGAAFKGYADIVGLLNQQQCAVDQTNRFGQTALMFASLFGRKEVVEQLRKQGASPEVRDASGRSAQDWAATQEPAAPVAPAHPQTSASAR; from the coding sequence ATGGTTCGCAAGCTGCTGCTCGGAGCGCTCGGTCTGGTGGTGCTGGTGTGCGCGGTGCTCACCGCGTCGTGGCTGTCCCTTCGCGCAGCCCCCGCACCCGAGGGACGGCTGCTGGCGACGAGTGAGGCGGAGCGCTATCTGCTCGAGGCCGCTCGCGCCGGGGACGTCGAGGTCGTCACCGGGCTCATCAAGGCCGGCACACCCGTGGAGGCCCGCGACGCGCGAGGCTTCTCGCCGCTCATCCTCGCCGCGTACCACGGCCATACGGACACGGTGCGCGCGCTGCTCGCCGCGGGCGCGGATGCCTGCGCGGGCGACAACCGCGGCAACACCGCGCTGATGGGTGCGGCCTTCAAGGGCTACGCGGACATCGTCGGACTGCTCAACCAGCAGCAGTGCGCGGTGGACCAGACCAACCGCTTCGGCCAGACGGCGCTGATGTTCGCCTCCCTCTTCGGCCGCAAGGAGGTGGTGGAGCAACTGCGCAAGCAGGGCGCCTCGCCCGAGGTGCGCGATGCGAGCGGCCGGTCCGCCCAGGACTGGGCGGCGACGCAGGAGCCCGCGGCACCTGTTGCTCCCGCACATCCGCAGACTTCCGCTTCGGCGCGGTGA
- the coaBC gene encoding bifunctional phosphopantothenoylcysteine decarboxylase/phosphopantothenate--cysteine ligase CoaBC, translating into MDVTALKGRRVVVGVGGGIAAYKACDLVRELGRAGAEVRVAMTESARQFVTPLTFQALSGHPVLTDYFDPAQEGNFGHLDLARWAEAFVVAPATADLLARIRAGMANDAVTTSLLAFRGPVVLAPAMNVAMWDNAMTQENVAALLAHPRFSQVGPGAGLLACGDVGEGRLADVPRIAEAVAARFGAGPLAGKKVLLTAGPTREFLDPVRFISNPSTGKMGLALAHAARSLGAEVTVVLGPVGPVERGGLTVVDVVSADDMAREVLSRVEAVDVFIATAAVSDWRPETRAPQKVKKGQATTPESLRLVRTPDVLAEASRKVAGSAKRPLLVGFAAETERVLEHAREKLERKGLDAIVANDVTAPGAGFGTDTNRVTLLTRAGLQQEMQGSKHEVARAIVELLLVPRR; encoded by the coding sequence ATGGACGTGACGGCACTGAAGGGCCGCCGGGTGGTCGTCGGCGTGGGCGGCGGTATCGCGGCGTACAAGGCGTGCGACCTGGTGCGCGAGCTGGGGCGGGCCGGGGCGGAAGTGCGCGTGGCCATGACGGAGTCCGCGCGGCAGTTCGTCACCCCGCTCACCTTCCAGGCCCTCAGCGGCCACCCCGTCCTCACGGACTACTTCGACCCGGCCCAGGAGGGGAACTTCGGGCACCTGGACCTGGCCCGCTGGGCGGAGGCCTTCGTCGTGGCTCCGGCCACGGCGGACCTGCTGGCGCGCATCCGCGCGGGCATGGCGAACGACGCGGTGACGACGTCGCTGCTGGCCTTTCGCGGCCCGGTGGTGCTGGCCCCCGCGATGAACGTGGCCATGTGGGACAACGCGATGACGCAGGAGAACGTGGCGGCGCTGCTCGCGCACCCCCGCTTCAGCCAGGTGGGGCCGGGCGCGGGGCTGCTGGCCTGCGGTGACGTGGGCGAGGGGCGCCTCGCGGACGTACCGAGGATTGCCGAGGCGGTGGCGGCGCGCTTCGGCGCCGGGCCGCTGGCGGGGAAGAAGGTGCTGCTGACGGCGGGCCCCACGCGCGAGTTCCTGGACCCGGTGCGGTTCATCTCGAATCCGTCCACGGGGAAGATGGGGCTGGCGCTCGCGCACGCGGCGCGGAGCCTGGGCGCCGAGGTGACGGTGGTGCTGGGCCCGGTGGGGCCGGTGGAGCGCGGCGGGCTGACGGTGGTGGACGTGGTGAGCGCGGACGACATGGCGCGCGAGGTGCTCTCGCGCGTGGAGGCGGTGGACGTGTTCATCGCCACCGCGGCGGTGAGCGACTGGCGTCCGGAGACGCGCGCGCCGCAGAAGGTGAAGAAGGGCCAGGCCACCACGCCGGAGTCGCTGCGGCTGGTGCGCACGCCAGACGTGCTGGCGGAGGCGTCACGGAAGGTGGCGGGGAGCGCGAAACGGCCACTCCTGGTGGGCTTCGCGGCGGAGACGGAGCGGGTGCTGGAGCACGCGCGGGAGAAGCTGGAGCGCAAGGGGCTGGACGCCATCGTCGCCAACGACGTCACGGCGCCCGGCGCGGGCTTCGGTACGGACACCAACCGCGTGACGCTGCTCACGCGCGCGGGCCTCCAGCAGGAGATGCAGGGCAGCAAGCACGAGGTGGCCCGCGCCATCGTCGAGCTGCTCCTGGTGCCTCGCCGATAG
- a CDS encoding uracil-DNA glycosylase, translated as MNDDLPDSSQELSAVLDEVRRHLLWQEEAAGRVLMIDAKAASELQRSAPSLRSLLSRGNGTSEAAAAPARPMPAARPPSAAPMARPPLAPEGTGAPVAAPAAGLTGRGGPAPSPMAAQGPTGAPMRPAVTDPTVAPPSARAPASRPAPVGGAGLLLDVPQQVPRSPGQLPGMANGERPTLDEIRRELGDCKRCKLCSTRKNIVFGSGNPRAELVFVGEGPGENEDLQGVPFVGAAGELLTKMIEAMGFRRDDVYICNVVKCRPPGNRNPEPDEIAACEPFLRAQLAAIQPKVVVALGKFAAQTLLRDSTPITRMRGNWRTYEGIQLMPTFHPAYLLRSPAEKRKAWEDLQAVMKVLGKQPGSRA; from the coding sequence GTGAACGACGACTTGCCCGACTCCTCGCAGGAACTGAGCGCCGTGCTGGACGAGGTGCGACGCCACCTGCTCTGGCAGGAGGAGGCCGCTGGCCGCGTCCTGATGATTGACGCGAAGGCGGCGTCCGAGCTCCAGCGCTCCGCGCCCTCGCTGCGCTCGCTCCTGTCCCGGGGCAACGGCACGTCGGAAGCCGCCGCCGCTCCCGCGCGTCCGATGCCTGCCGCCCGGCCCCCGAGCGCGGCTCCGATGGCGAGGCCCCCCCTTGCTCCCGAGGGCACGGGCGCGCCGGTGGCTGCTCCGGCCGCGGGTCTGACGGGCCGTGGCGGGCCTGCCCCGTCGCCGATGGCTGCTCAGGGCCCCACGGGCGCGCCGATGCGCCCGGCGGTGACGGACCCCACCGTGGCGCCGCCGTCCGCCCGGGCTCCGGCCTCGCGTCCCGCCCCGGTGGGCGGAGCGGGCCTGCTCCTGGACGTGCCGCAGCAGGTGCCCCGTTCTCCAGGACAACTTCCGGGGATGGCGAACGGCGAGCGCCCGACGCTGGACGAAATCCGCCGCGAGCTGGGCGACTGCAAGCGCTGCAAGCTGTGCAGCACGCGCAAGAACATCGTGTTCGGCTCGGGCAACCCGCGCGCGGAGCTGGTCTTCGTGGGCGAGGGCCCGGGCGAGAACGAGGACCTCCAAGGCGTCCCCTTCGTCGGCGCGGCGGGTGAGCTGCTGACGAAGATGATTGAGGCGATGGGCTTCCGGCGCGACGACGTCTACATCTGCAACGTCGTGAAGTGCCGGCCGCCCGGCAACCGCAACCCGGAGCCGGATGAAATCGCGGCGTGCGAGCCCTTCCTGCGCGCGCAGCTCGCGGCCATCCAGCCGAAGGTGGTGGTGGCGCTGGGCAAGTTCGCGGCGCAGACGCTGCTGCGCGACAGCACGCCGATTACGCGCATGCGCGGCAACTGGCGCACGTACGAGGGCATCCAGCTCATGCCCACCTTCCACCCCGCGTACCTGCTGCGCAGCCCGGCGGAGAAGCGCAAGGCGTGGGAGGACCTGCAGGCGGTGATGAAGGTCCTCGGCAAGCAACCCGGCTCGCGCGCCTAG
- a CDS encoding L-erythro-3,5-diaminohexanoate dehydrogenase, which translates to MGIDLYGLSRVVGETGVLPQRARKLDPSLPCREAELLIDVESLNIDAASFKQIKGEVGGDPARIGARIQEIVRERGKMQNPVTGSGGMLIGRVKEMGPQHPARQLLKVGDRIATLVSLTLTPLVIEEVKAVHADIDRVDIRGHALLFASGIYAKLPSDMPDTLALAALDVCGAPALVARHVRPGMTVAVLGAGKSGALCLAQARRNLESRGKLIALDVSQGALDLLSSIGLCDVALKVDATQGVDVMEAVSRATGGQLCDLVVNCASVGNTEMATILSVKDGGTAIFFSMATSFTAAALGAEGVGKDVTMVVGNGYVPNHAALTLDLLRTEPALLQLFATRYV; encoded by the coding sequence ATGGGCATCGACCTCTACGGGCTGTCCCGCGTCGTCGGAGAGACTGGCGTGCTGCCGCAGCGCGCGCGGAAGCTGGACCCCTCGCTGCCGTGCCGCGAGGCGGAGCTGCTCATCGACGTGGAGAGCCTCAACATCGACGCGGCCTCCTTCAAGCAGATCAAGGGCGAGGTGGGCGGAGACCCGGCGCGCATCGGCGCGCGCATCCAGGAAATCGTCCGCGAGCGGGGGAAGATGCAGAACCCCGTGACGGGCTCGGGCGGCATGTTGATTGGCCGCGTGAAGGAGATGGGCCCCCAGCACCCCGCGCGCCAGCTGCTCAAGGTGGGCGACCGCATCGCCACGCTGGTGAGCCTCACGCTGACGCCGCTGGTGATTGAAGAGGTGAAGGCGGTGCACGCGGACATCGACCGCGTGGACATCCGCGGGCATGCGCTGCTGTTCGCCAGCGGCATCTACGCGAAGCTGCCGTCGGACATGCCGGACACGCTGGCGCTGGCGGCGCTCGACGTGTGCGGAGCGCCCGCGTTGGTGGCCCGCCACGTACGGCCGGGGATGACGGTGGCGGTGCTGGGCGCGGGCAAGAGCGGCGCGCTGTGCCTGGCGCAGGCCCGGCGCAACCTGGAGAGCCGCGGCAAGCTGATTGCCCTGGACGTGTCGCAGGGCGCGCTCGACTTGCTGTCGTCCATCGGCCTGTGTGACGTGGCGCTGAAGGTGGACGCGACGCAGGGCGTGGATGTGATGGAGGCGGTGAGCCGGGCGACGGGCGGCCAGCTCTGCGACCTGGTGGTCAACTGCGCCAGCGTGGGCAACACGGAGATGGCCACCATCCTGTCCGTGAAGGACGGGGGCACGGCCATCTTCTTCTCCATGGCCACCAGCTTCACCGCCGCGGCGCTGGGCGCGGAGGGCGTGGGCAAGGACGTCACCATGGTGGTGGGCAACGGCTACGTGCCCAACCACGCCGCGCTGACGCTCGATTTGCTGCGCACCGAGCCGGCGCTCCTCCAGCTCTTCGCCACGCGGTACGTCTGA
- a CDS encoding carboxypeptidase regulatory-like domain-containing protein codes for MRNWTLIGLTAALLVAGAAWFASGPPSSARTSDTSSETPKSAALPTFSAVDVSSGTNEGLALTGRVLDSSGRPVEGAEVSLSASAEKTLADVRCDECGQALLSCQARETSLQTLAFFEHQHGFLTPRATATTDAQGRFRFEHLAGVSFSVWAKAPGLGVALRERAAPGDPVELFLPPLRSIGGQVVDDAGQPVRGAHVHAVSRRVPLPFEATAGADGVFSLDGLGEGPFYVLATAEGFLPAVESQVEAGPQPVRLKLTPARTLEVRVTRNGAPAAATVRLRADHLSRELSTKGEPLRFTGLYPDAVVVTADAPGLGAAPRTLTLDARVTQVTLELEVAGKLLVTVVDEQGEPVPQPELLLRTARGELIRKERGSTGALVELGPLAAGDYVLEGHAEGFRDAQLPAKVVEGETSLELEMERATLISGQVLDQYGRPAPSVSVLVQPTGESVLADADGRFVAQVPTAGLYELHAHHSEWGGGQLKVTAPASGVQLALEPRAALEVTVSSSGRRVEGADVVLWVEQEGIFRSDRSSGSDGMVPMRGMPAGTYWMVASHPDYLPSDRKQVTLEDGQTLKLEVELKPGAPLSGDVVDGQGAPVEGATLVVVPRGSEPVQSDARGHFEFRSLRPDRGYRLEARHPGYDQVERAEGKAGGPPVRVVLKRRDVFRGRVVGSDGAPVRRYRVDEHEVNSPDGRFELPLATAGERIIAAVDAPGYEPTMVDRPVAPDLGDLVLEKLPSISGVVREVGGGLVADAVVTCDVCDESVMSGPDGSFTLASPPYVPRFTVSARKGRLSGTQSLERGGRGPVELTLRQATRLSGRVFLANGSPAAGIEVEAVNADRSEPLTIVTGPDGSYSVEVSPGSYRFALGANREFSGEPTLVLQVAGAEMHLDLGPAPGTASLTVQLKPERGKALWVVAGEVSDVGDPPATALMRSRWAQLVYQPRSETVVLNGLPPGRYTLVWGHFHVETPGGPEVRVVDVPSRGEVALGR; via the coding sequence ATGCGCAACTGGACTCTCATAGGGTTGACGGCGGCCCTGCTGGTGGCGGGAGCCGCCTGGTTCGCCTCGGGCCCGCCCTCCAGCGCCCGGACGTCCGACACCTCCTCCGAGACGCCGAAGTCGGCGGCGCTGCCCACCTTCTCCGCGGTGGACGTGTCGTCCGGTACCAACGAGGGCCTCGCCCTGACGGGACGGGTGCTGGACTCCTCGGGACGTCCGGTGGAGGGTGCCGAGGTGTCCCTGTCCGCCAGCGCGGAGAAGACACTCGCCGACGTGCGCTGTGACGAGTGCGGGCAGGCCCTGCTGTCGTGCCAGGCGCGCGAGACTTCGCTGCAGACGCTGGCCTTCTTCGAGCACCAGCACGGTTTCCTCACCCCGCGCGCCACCGCGACGACGGACGCGCAGGGACGCTTCCGCTTCGAGCACCTGGCGGGCGTGTCCTTCTCCGTCTGGGCGAAGGCGCCCGGGCTGGGCGTGGCGCTCCGCGAGCGGGCCGCCCCCGGAGACCCGGTGGAGCTCTTCCTGCCACCGCTGCGGAGCATCGGCGGGCAGGTGGTGGATGACGCGGGCCAGCCCGTGCGCGGCGCGCACGTCCACGCGGTGTCCCGCCGCGTCCCGCTTCCCTTCGAGGCGACGGCCGGCGCGGACGGCGTCTTTTCCCTGGACGGACTCGGAGAAGGGCCCTTCTACGTGCTGGCCACGGCGGAGGGGTTCCTGCCCGCGGTGGAGTCGCAGGTGGAGGCAGGCCCACAGCCGGTCCGCCTGAAGCTGACGCCCGCGCGCACGCTGGAGGTGCGCGTCACCCGGAACGGCGCGCCCGCCGCGGCCACGGTGCGCCTGCGCGCGGACCACCTGTCCCGCGAGCTGAGCACGAAGGGTGAGCCGCTGCGCTTCACCGGTCTGTACCCGGACGCGGTGGTGGTGACGGCGGACGCGCCCGGGCTGGGGGCCGCGCCGCGCACGCTGACGCTGGATGCGCGCGTCACCCAGGTGACGCTGGAGTTGGAGGTCGCCGGCAAGCTGCTCGTCACGGTGGTGGACGAGCAGGGCGAGCCGGTGCCCCAGCCGGAGTTGCTGCTGCGCACGGCCCGGGGGGAGCTCATCCGCAAGGAGCGCGGCAGCACCGGCGCGCTGGTGGAACTGGGCCCCCTGGCCGCGGGCGACTACGTGCTGGAAGGCCACGCGGAGGGCTTCCGCGACGCGCAGCTCCCCGCGAAGGTGGTGGAGGGCGAGACGTCGCTCGAGCTGGAGATGGAGCGCGCCACGCTCATCAGCGGGCAGGTGCTGGACCAGTACGGCCGGCCCGCGCCGAGTGTCTCCGTCCTGGTGCAGCCCACCGGCGAGTCGGTGCTGGCGGACGCGGACGGGCGCTTCGTGGCGCAGGTGCCCACGGCGGGCCTGTACGAGCTGCACGCGCATCACTCGGAGTGGGGCGGTGGGCAGCTCAAGGTGACGGCGCCCGCCAGCGGGGTGCAACTGGCGCTGGAGCCTCGCGCGGCGCTGGAGGTGACGGTGTCCTCCTCCGGCCGCCGCGTGGAGGGCGCGGACGTGGTGCTGTGGGTGGAGCAGGAGGGCATCTTCCGGAGCGACCGCTCCTCGGGCTCGGACGGCATGGTGCCCATGCGTGGCATGCCGGCGGGGACGTACTGGATGGTGGCCTCGCACCCGGACTACCTGCCCTCGGACCGCAAGCAGGTGACGTTGGAGGACGGGCAGACACTGAAGCTCGAGGTGGAGCTGAAGCCCGGCGCGCCGCTGTCGGGTGACGTGGTGGACGGGCAGGGCGCCCCGGTGGAGGGGGCCACGCTGGTGGTGGTGCCCCGCGGCTCCGAGCCGGTGCAGAGCGACGCGCGCGGCCACTTCGAGTTCCGCTCGCTGCGTCCGGACCGGGGCTACCGCCTGGAGGCGAGGCACCCGGGCTACGACCAGGTGGAGCGCGCCGAGGGCAAGGCCGGCGGCCCGCCCGTGCGCGTCGTCCTCAAGCGCCGCGATGTCTTCCGTGGGCGCGTCGTCGGGAGCGACGGCGCGCCGGTGCGCCGCTACCGCGTGGACGAGCACGAGGTGAACAGCCCGGACGGCCGCTTCGAGCTGCCACTGGCCACGGCGGGCGAGCGCATCATCGCCGCGGTGGACGCGCCGGGTTACGAGCCGACGATGGTGGACCGCCCGGTGGCGCCGGACCTGGGAGACCTGGTGCTGGAGAAGCTGCCCAGCATCTCCGGCGTCGTGCGCGAAGTGGGTGGCGGGCTGGTGGCGGACGCGGTGGTGACGTGCGACGTGTGCGACGAGTCCGTGATGTCGGGCCCGGACGGCAGCTTCACGCTGGCCAGTCCGCCGTACGTGCCGCGCTTCACCGTGTCCGCGCGCAAGGGCCGGCTCAGCGGGACGCAGTCGCTGGAGCGCGGTGGGCGCGGCCCGGTGGAGCTGACGCTGCGGCAGGCGACGCGGCTGAGCGGCCGGGTGTTCCTGGCGAACGGGAGCCCCGCGGCGGGAATCGAAGTGGAGGCGGTGAACGCGGACCGCAGCGAGCCGCTCACCATCGTCACCGGTCCGGATGGTAGCTACAGCGTGGAGGTGTCTCCGGGCAGCTACCGCTTCGCGCTCGGCGCCAACCGCGAGTTCTCCGGCGAGCCGACGCTGGTGCTCCAGGTGGCCGGCGCGGAGATGCACCTGGACCTGGGGCCCGCGCCGGGCACCGCGTCCCTCACCGTGCAGCTCAAGCCCGAGCGCGGCAAGGCGCTCTGGGTGGTGGCGGGGGAGGTGTCGGACGTGGGCGACCCGCCGGCCACGGCGCTGATGCGCTCGCGCTGGGCGCAGCTCGTGTACCAGCCGCGCAGTGAGACGGTGGTGCTCAACGGGCTGCCCCCGGGGCGGTACACGCTGGTGTGGGGCCACTTCCACGTGGAGACGCCCGGCGGGCCGGAGGTGCGCGTGGTGGACGTGCCCTCGCGTGGTGAGGTGGCACTGGGGCGTTGA
- a CDS encoding FHA domain-containing protein, producing MSELLTAHVSRYLRNRGEFERGLPPALLVFTPSALAPGMLGDEEYRMKTVTNAGAPTLGASEALAFPVVKSRTNAFGRGITVGRTGNNDVVLDDGSVSRFHAWFSREEGQEGFLLTDAGSKNGSWVGGVRLTPRRAVSVEDGARLRFGQVEVAFYTASGFVRMLAMRMAP from the coding sequence ATGTCCGAGCTGCTCACCGCCCATGTCTCGCGGTACCTGCGCAACCGCGGCGAGTTCGAACGCGGCCTGCCTCCCGCGCTGCTCGTCTTCACCCCCTCCGCCCTGGCGCCGGGGATGCTGGGGGACGAGGAGTACCGGATGAAGACGGTGACGAACGCGGGGGCGCCCACCCTGGGGGCGAGCGAGGCGCTGGCCTTTCCGGTCGTGAAGTCGCGGACGAATGCCTTCGGCCGGGGAATCACGGTGGGGCGCACGGGCAACAACGACGTGGTGCTGGACGACGGCAGTGTGTCCCGGTTTCACGCGTGGTTCTCCCGCGAGGAGGGGCAGGAGGGGTTCCTCCTGACGGATGCGGGCTCGAAAAATGGCTCCTGGGTGGGCGGGGTGCGGCTCACCCCCCGCCGGGCGGTGTCCGTGGAGGACGGGGCCCGGTTGCGTTTCGGTCAGGTGGAGGTGGCGTTCTACACGGCCAGCGGCTTTGTCCGGATGCTGGCCATGAGGATGGCTCCCTGA
- a CDS encoding alpha/beta hydrolase: MKGQLETRELQSPALEANPLGDPARRRLTVYLPPGYGEGDRRYPVVYFLHAFGNSGGTWTNAAGFGPTVPERMDALIESGALPPAIGVFPDGWTSLGGSQWVNSEAIGRYRDYLAKDVLGFVDRTYRTLPKAASRAVVGHSSGGYGALVMGRYHPELFSHLGAHAADSYFEYCYLPDLPKAAASLLKSGSVDAWHGEFRKRVRETKMRGDDFPVVNTLAMAAAYSPKKGEPLNLELPFDAQTGRIKLDVWNRWLVHDPVRFVPKFLDSFRKLKTVFLDCGTRDEFNIRWGTRMLAEDLKGAGVELVHEEFEDGHSGVSYRFERSLAVLVPKLARD, translated from the coding sequence ATGAAGGGACAGCTGGAGACGCGCGAGCTGCAATCGCCCGCGCTGGAGGCCAACCCGTTGGGCGACCCGGCCAGGCGCCGGCTCACGGTGTACCTGCCGCCGGGCTACGGCGAGGGAGACCGGCGCTACCCCGTCGTCTACTTCCTGCACGCCTTCGGCAACAGCGGCGGCACGTGGACGAACGCCGCGGGCTTCGGCCCCACCGTGCCCGAGCGGATGGACGCGCTCATCGAGTCCGGTGCGCTGCCCCCCGCCATCGGCGTGTTCCCCGACGGGTGGACCTCACTCGGCGGCAGCCAGTGGGTGAACAGCGAGGCCATCGGCCGCTATCGCGACTATCTGGCCAAGGACGTGTTGGGCTTCGTGGACCGCACGTATCGCACGCTGCCCAAGGCGGCCTCGCGCGCGGTGGTGGGCCACAGCTCCGGCGGCTACGGCGCGCTCGTCATGGGCCGCTACCACCCGGAGCTCTTCTCGCACCTGGGCGCGCACGCGGCGGACTCGTATTTCGAGTACTGCTACCTGCCGGACCTGCCCAAGGCAGCGGCCTCGCTGCTGAAGTCGGGCAGCGTGGACGCGTGGCACGGCGAGTTCCGCAAGCGCGTGCGCGAGACGAAGATGCGCGGCGACGACTTCCCGGTGGTGAACACGCTGGCGATGGCGGCCGCGTACTCGCCGAAGAAGGGCGAGCCGCTGAACCTGGAGCTGCCCTTCGACGCGCAGACGGGCCGCATCAAGCTGGACGTGTGGAACCGCTGGCTGGTGCACGACCCGGTGCGCTTCGTGCCCAAGTTCCTGGACTCGTTCCGCAAGCTCAAGACGGTGTTCCTCGACTGCGGCACCCGCGACGAGTTCAACATCCGCTGGGGCACGCGCATGCTCGCGGAGGACCTCAAGGGCGCCGGCGTCGAGCTGGTGCACGAGGAGTTCGAGGACGGGCACTCCGGCGTGTCCTACCGCTTCGAGCGCTCGCTGGCGGTGCTGGTGCCGAAGCTGGCGCGTGACTGA
- a CDS encoding PaaI family thioesterase, whose amino-acid sequence MEPLNPDYRQDTEELFRSAAFVVDLGIEPTSILPGEVDTRLVVRPRHLQQDGVIHAGVQATLADHTAGAAGFTAVKKGQRVLTTTFTVHLLQAAMGEELRCKGRVLRAGRRLIVAESEVHAVSGGQTKLVSKATITLAVMEPR is encoded by the coding sequence ATGGAGCCTCTCAATCCGGACTACCGACAGGACACCGAAGAGCTCTTCCGCTCGGCCGCGTTCGTCGTGGACCTGGGCATCGAGCCCACCTCCATCCTCCCGGGTGAAGTCGACACGCGCCTGGTGGTGCGACCCCGCCACCTCCAGCAGGACGGTGTCATCCACGCGGGCGTGCAGGCGACGCTGGCGGACCACACGGCGGGCGCGGCGGGCTTCACCGCCGTGAAGAAGGGGCAGCGCGTGCTGACCACCACCTTCACCGTCCACCTGCTCCAGGCGGCCATGGGGGAGGAGCTGCGCTGCAAGGGACGCGTGCTGCGCGCGGGGCGGCGGCTCATCGTCGCCGAGTCCGAGGTGCATGCCGTCTCCGGTGGCCAGACGAAGCTCGTGTCGAAGGCCACCATCACGCTCGCGGTGATGGAACCCCGGTAG
- a CDS encoding Stp1/IreP family PP2C-type Ser/Thr phosphatase, whose product MFAVALTTEAFGLTDVGRKRQHNEDAMLVDSPLGLYVVADGMGGHAAGEVASARATEVVKQHITANRHLLKDLGNNPTADSRSAAAALVEVAVQRACADIYRMAMQDASKRGMGTTFVCLAVGGNKGVIGHVGDSRVYLVRHGQCHRLTEDHTLVAAQLKAGTITKEQAAASQYRNVITRAVGIQESVQVDTLIVDLVPGDVFILCSDGLHGYVEDEEILPLVSGMAPADLPKRLIDIANERGGKDNITAVVVKVAGEGAAVSEETSEAQSRMEALRKIPLFRHLTYKEQTAVLSIATTRTYPAGREIVVEGQPGEELFVVIRGRVAIEKNGVEIAELRAGGHFGEMGLIDNAPRSATVRATEPTRTMVISRPDLMGLMKRESILAVKMLWSFVQVLSDRLRATNSELSEARQELAVAQAIQPFAEE is encoded by the coding sequence GTGTTCGCGGTGGCCTTGACCACAGAAGCCTTCGGACTGACCGACGTCGGCCGCAAGCGGCAGCACAACGAAGACGCGATGCTGGTGGACTCACCGCTCGGCCTCTACGTCGTCGCCGACGGCATGGGCGGCCACGCGGCCGGTGAGGTTGCCAGCGCCCGGGCCACGGAAGTGGTCAAACAGCACATCACCGCCAACCGGCACCTGCTGAAGGATTTGGGGAACAACCCCACGGCGGACAGCCGCTCGGCGGCCGCGGCGCTGGTGGAGGTGGCCGTGCAGCGCGCCTGCGCGGACATCTACCGCATGGCCATGCAGGACGCGTCCAAGCGCGGCATGGGGACGACCTTCGTGTGCCTCGCGGTGGGCGGCAACAAGGGCGTCATCGGCCACGTGGGCGACAGCCGCGTGTACCTGGTGCGCCACGGCCAGTGCCACCGGCTCACCGAGGACCACACCCTGGTGGCCGCGCAGCTCAAGGCGGGCACGATTACGAAGGAGCAGGCCGCCGCGTCGCAGTACCGCAACGTGATTACGCGCGCGGTGGGCATCCAGGAGTCGGTCCAGGTGGACACGCTCATCGTGGACCTGGTGCCCGGCGACGTGTTCATCCTCTGCTCGGACGGCCTGCACGGCTACGTCGAGGACGAGGAAATCCTCCCGCTGGTGTCCGGCATGGCGCCGGCGGACCTGCCCAAGCGGCTCATCGACATCGCCAACGAGCGCGGCGGCAAGGACAACATCACCGCGGTGGTGGTGAAGGTGGCCGGCGAGGGCGCCGCGGTCAGCGAGGAGACGAGCGAGGCGCAGTCGCGCATGGAGGCGCTGCGCAAGATTCCGCTCTTCCGTCACCTCACCTACAAGGAGCAGACGGCGGTGCTGTCCATCGCCACGACGCGCACGTACCCGGCGGGCCGGGAAATCGTCGTGGAGGGGCAGCCGGGCGAGGAGCTCTTCGTCGTCATCCGCGGCCGGGTGGCGATCGAGAAGAACGGCGTGGAGATTGCCGAGTTGCGCGCTGGTGGCCACTTCGGGGAGATGGGGCTCATCGACAACGCGCCGCGCTCGGCGACGGTGCGGGCGACGGAGCCCACGCGCACCATGGTCATCTCCCGGCCGGACCTGATGGGGCTGATGAAGCGCGAGTCCATCCTCGCGGTGAAGATGCTCTGGAGCTTCGTCCAGGTGCTCAGCGACCGGCTGCGCGCCACCAACTCCGAGCTGAGCGAGGCCCGCCAGGAGCTCGCCGTGGCCCAGGCCATCCAGCCGTTCGCCGAGGAGTAG